One segment of Patescibacteria group bacterium DNA contains the following:
- the tsaB gene encoding tRNA (adenosine(37)-N6)-threonylcarbamoyltransferase complex dimerization subunit type 1 TsaB, with translation MILIINTTPADHFELFLARNRDDFKRKKVTGKFHHSEKLVPAIAAYLTANKIAWDKLRGIGVVVGPGGFTSVRIGVAVANALAFGRNLPIAGVKVDEFSSARELVTKIQERLKGVKPSQIVLPYYDREPNITKAKAK, from the coding sequence ATGATTCTTATTATTAACACGACTCCCGCCGATCATTTTGAGTTGTTTTTAGCGCGCAATCGCGATGACTTCAAGCGCAAAAAGGTGACGGGCAAATTTCATCATTCGGAAAAATTGGTGCCGGCTATCGCCGCTTATTTAACAGCCAATAAGATTGCCTGGGACAAATTAAGGGGGATTGGCGTGGTCGTCGGGCCCGGCGGGTTTACTTCGGTGCGTATCGGCGTGGCCGTAGCCAATGCTTTGGCCTTTGGCCGTAATTTGCCTATTGCCGGCGTTAAGGTTGACGAGTTTTCTTCGGCCAGGGAGTTGGTGACTAAGATACAGGAACGGCTTAAGGGGGTCAAACCGTCGCAAATCGTGTTGCCTTACTATGATCGCGAACCCAATATTACTAAGGCAAAAGCCAAATAA